CGCGGCGCCGGGGTCCGGATCGGCGACCGCGACGACCCATGCCGGCACGGTGCTGGCGCCGACCGAGGTGGCCAGGGGCGCGCGGGCGCCGACGCCGACGACGCCGATGCGCAGCGGCGGGGTGGTGGAGGTGGTCGCCGCGGTCCGCTGCCGGCCGGCGGCCGGGACGGCCTCGGCCGGTGTCGCCCCGTCCGTCGCCGCCTCGGCCGGGTGGGTCGCCGCCGGGTCCAGCGGCTGCAGCCGCGGCACCTCGTCGTCCTGGCTGCCCAGCAGGTGCGCCGAGCCCAGCTCGAGGGCCCGGATCAGCGCGCCGTACGCGGTGGCGTCGGCGCCGAACATGGACTGCGCGAGCGGCGCGATGGCGACGGCGCGGGCCATGCGCTCGAGTTCGTCGCGCAGCGGGTCGATCAGCAGCGCGCCCGCGGGGGAGAGGCCGCCGCCGATGACCACGACGCTGGGGTCCAGCGCCATCGCGAGCGCCGACACACCGGGCGCGATGCGCCGGGCGTAGCGGCCGATGGCGGCCCGGGCGTCCTCGTCGCCGCCGGAGGCGCGCTGGACGATCGCCTCGATGCCGCCGGCCGCCTCGATCTCGTCGCGCACGGCGCCGGTCTCCCAGTCGCCCCAGCCGGTCCAGGCGAGGTCACCGATCTCGGCCGCGGCGAAGCGGCTGCCGCGGAAGAGCGTGCCGCCGAGCATGACGGCGGCGCCGATGCGGTGACCGATCTGGATGAGCACCATGTCGTCGGCCAGCTCGCCGGCGCCGAGCCGGTGCTCGGCCAGCGCGGCCATGTTGATGTCGTTCTCCAGCTGGACGGGGTGGTCCGCGCCGTGCGCGAACCGGGCCGCGAGCCGCACCCCGGTCCAGTCGGGGATCGGATAGGAGAGGACGACGCGCTCGCCGTCGGTGATGCCCGGCACGGCGACCACCACGGCCGCGAGCCGCTGCTCGGACACTCCGACCCGGGCGAGCAGCTCGGCCTGCACCTGCCGGGCGGCGCGCAGCCGTTCGGCGCCGTTGACGGCCGGGTCGGTCGGCCGGTGCACCGCGGCGCGCACCCGCCCGCCGAGGTCGCAGATCAGGCCGGTGATCATGTGGACGCCGACGTCGATGCCGACGGCGTACCCGGACCCGGCCTGGAACTCGAAGTGGCGGGCCGGCCGGCCCATCCGCCGGGTGCCGTCGCCCGGCGCCGTCGTCTCCCGCACCAGGCCCTGTTCGATCAGCTCGGTGAGGATCGACTCGACGGTCGGGCGCGACAGGCTGGTCACCCGGGCGAGCTCCGCCAGGCTCACCGCGCCCGCGCCGCGCAGCGCCCGAAGACACGCCAGCCGCTTCTGCCGCCGGAGGTCGGTCAGCTGACGCTCGTGCGAGCTGTTCGGGTCGGTCATCGGACTCCTGCCGCTTCGGTTCGAGCCGCTCGAAGGAATTCCGAAAGCTAGCTGCATAAGTCGGCGCTGGCAAGCCCCTGCGACCGGTTGGACGGCATCTTCTCTGGTCAGGAGCCCAGAAGAGTTTTTCGCACTGGCGTGAAGAAGTGGCGCTCAAGTGCGTGCGGGGGTCGCTCCTACGACCACGAGCGGCCGGCCTTCACCGCCGCGGCGAGGAATCGTCCTGGCCGGATCGACCAGCGCTCAGCCCGTCACTCCGGGCCGAAGTCATGCGCGAGCTGCGCGTCGAGCGCGGCCTCGATCTGGTCGCTGGCGAGAGGGTGCAGGAGGGCGGTGTTCTCGCCGAGCACCTTGGTGAACTTGGCCGCCATCGTCGCGTCGATCTCGGCGACCACCTGCCGGCCCTT
This Jiangella alba DNA region includes the following protein-coding sequences:
- a CDS encoding ROK family protein produces the protein MTDPNSSHERQLTDLRRQKRLACLRALRGAGAVSLAELARVTSLSRPTVESILTELIEQGLVRETTAPGDGTRRMGRPARHFEFQAGSGYAVGIDVGVHMITGLICDLGGRVRAAVHRPTDPAVNGAERLRAARQVQAELLARVGVSEQRLAAVVVAVPGITDGERVVLSYPIPDWTGVRLAARFAHGADHPVQLENDINMAALAEHRLGAGELADDMVLIQIGHRIGAAVMLGGTLFRGSRFAAAEIGDLAWTGWGDWETGAVRDEIEAAGGIEAIVQRASGGDEDARAAIGRYARRIAPGVSALAMALDPSVVVIGGGLSPAGALLIDPLRDELERMARAVAIAPLAQSMFGADATAYGALIRALELGSAHLLGSQDDEVPRLQPLDPAATHPAEAATDGATPAEAVPAAGRQRTAATTSTTPPLRIGVVGVGARAPLATSVGASTVPAWVVAVADPDPGAATRARQLFGDAVTVRTDHRDLLADDLDAALVISPDDTHAGIATDLLEAGVAVYLEKPLATSTAEADRVLAAAARTGTRLYVGHNMRHMGVVRLLRELIERGEIGEVKTVWCRHFVGNGGDYYFKDWHADRSRSTGLLLQKAVHDLDVIHWLAASRGRDVVAMGDLQVYGQITDRLDPSAPAGTLMPDWFSYDNWPPLTQTGLNPVVDVEDTSMLLMRMDNGVLASYAQCHFTPDYWRSYTVIGTEGRLENAGDGDGDSVRVWNRRTGYAEYGDHEYTVAGDRSGHDDADRRIVDEFLRWIAHGDPVTSTPLDARDAVAVAAAATESLRSGSRPVRVAAAGADIERHF